A single Bacillus sp. OxB-1 DNA region contains:
- the menB gene encoding 1,4-dihydroxy-2-naphthoyl-CoA synthase, translating into MTRQWETIRTYEDIKYEKYNGIAKVTINRPEVRNAFRPKTTAELIDAFTRARDDESIGVIILTGEGEMAFCSGGDQSVRGHGGYVGEDEIPRLNVLDLQRLIRVIPKPVVAMVAGYAIGGGHVLHVVCDLTIAAENARFGQTGPKVGSFDAGYGSGYLARIIGHKKAREIWYLCRQYDAQQALEMGLVNTVVPYEQLEDETVKWCEEMLAMSPTALRFIKAAMNADTDGLAGLQQLAGDATLLYYTTDEAKEGRDAFKEKRKPDFGQFPRFP; encoded by the coding sequence ATGACACGTCAATGGGAAACAATTCGTACATACGAAGATATTAAATATGAAAAGTACAATGGGATTGCCAAAGTGACGATCAACCGTCCAGAAGTGCGGAATGCCTTCAGACCGAAAACAACAGCGGAACTGATTGATGCCTTTACGCGAGCCCGTGATGATGAGAGCATCGGAGTCATCATCCTGACAGGCGAAGGGGAGATGGCGTTCTGTTCAGGCGGAGACCAATCGGTTCGCGGCCACGGCGGTTACGTCGGGGAAGATGAAATTCCGCGTCTGAACGTATTGGATCTGCAGCGGCTGATCCGCGTCATTCCAAAACCGGTTGTCGCAATGGTTGCTGGTTATGCAATCGGCGGAGGCCATGTCCTTCATGTCGTTTGTGATTTGACGATTGCTGCCGAAAACGCTCGATTCGGGCAAACGGGTCCAAAAGTCGGGTCATTTGATGCAGGATACGGTTCCGGGTATCTGGCTCGTATCATAGGCCATAAGAAAGCACGGGAAATTTGGTACCTCTGCCGTCAATACGATGCACAGCAAGCGTTGGAGATGGGCCTAGTCAATACGGTTGTACCGTATGAGCAATTGGAAGATGAAACAGTGAAATGGTGTGAGGAGATGTTGGCGATGAGCCCGACTGCCCTTCGTTTCATCAAAGCGGCGATGAATGCCGATACGGACGGCTTGGCTGGTTTGCAACAGCTTGCCGGCGATGCGACGCTCCTATACTATACAACGGATGAAGCGAAAGAGGGACGCGATGCGTTCAAAGAGAAACGCAAACCGGACTTCGGACAATTCCCGCGTTTCCCTTAA
- a CDS encoding Dps family protein encodes MSKELLEELNTQVSTWSVMYAKLHNYHWYVKGNQFFTLHTKFEELYNEATLHMDEIAERILTLGGNPVATLKEHLEQSVVEEAVGSEKAEAMVQTLVDDFDKIMKSLKKGMELAAKDGDDMTEDLLNATYQSIEKHQWMLNAFLGEDNK; translated from the coding sequence ATGTCCAAAGAACTGTTGGAAGAGTTGAACACACAAGTTTCCACATGGTCGGTCATGTATGCGAAACTCCATAATTATCATTGGTATGTGAAAGGGAATCAATTCTTTACCCTCCACACGAAATTCGAGGAACTCTATAATGAGGCTACGCTCCATATGGACGAAATCGCAGAGCGTATTTTGACACTAGGCGGAAATCCGGTTGCTACGTTGAAAGAGCATCTTGAGCAATCCGTCGTGGAAGAAGCGGTAGGAAGCGAGAAGGCTGAAGCCATGGTTCAAACCTTGGTGGATGATTTCGATAAAATCATGAAATCGCTGAAAAAGGGGATGGAACTTGCTGCAAAGGACGGCGATGATATGACTGAGGACTTATTGAACGCGACATATCAAAGCATCGAGAAACACCAGTGGATGCTGAACGCGTTCCTTGGAGAGGACAATAAATAA
- a CDS encoding putative motility protein — translation MDINSMMASQLRSLQSTVQMSVMTKALSMNTAAATEMLDSLPAQPVAAHPTKGIAVDVKA, via the coding sequence ATGGATATCAACTCCATGATGGCCAGCCAATTGCGCAGTTTGCAGTCCACTGTCCAAATGAGTGTGATGACGAAAGCCCTCTCGATGAACACAGCGGCAGCGACAGAAATGTTGGACAGTTTACCGGCGCAGCCGGTTGCCGCACATCCTACTAAAGGGATTGCCGTCGATGTGAAAGCTTAA
- the yidD gene encoding membrane protein insertion efficiency factor YidD yields MKKLLIGLIKIYQKAISPLTPPSCRFYPTCSHYGIEAITKHGAWKGGWLTIRRISKCHPFHEGGFDPVPDKMEEKKKL; encoded by the coding sequence TTGAAAAAATTGCTGATCGGTTTAATTAAAATATATCAAAAAGCGATATCTCCCCTGACACCTCCTTCTTGCCGCTTCTACCCGACTTGTTCCCATTATGGGATAGAGGCCATTACAAAACATGGCGCGTGGAAAGGAGGTTGGTTGACCATCAGACGGATTTCAAAATGCCATCCATTCCATGAAGGCGGATTTGATCCTGTTCCGGATAAAATGGAAGAAAAGAAAAAGTTGTAA
- the menD gene encoding 2-succinyl-5-enolpyruvyl-6-hydroxy-3-cyclohexene-1-carboxylic-acid synthase, translating into MDNRQILTAHVRRITGALLQAGVRSAVISPGSRSTPLAYAFASTPDLQTHIQVDERSAAYYALGMAKASGQPVALLCTSGTAASNYHPAVTEAYYARIPLVVITADRPHELREVGAPQAIDQIRMYGGHVKYSVDFPMAEENAVMDDFIDRHIRRALSVAQTVPQGPVHLNMPFREPLLIDFDLPASPTTFQGWVRSNDRLDENAKREIVDVLTNSNNGLIVVGELPVTVDKAAFWQFAQQLGWPVLCDPLSQLRSEVPASCSSLCIDHYDAILKSGSFQEKAVPQTVIRFGTHPVSKPLALYLSGMRPSTVLVVDESPEFRDPFGVATHHIQASPEAVWQLEVSGSDSSYAELWAQANEIAFDITSNYAGSIGDEGIYAKMLFEHLPDGSDLFSGSSMPIRDVDTFFRKTERDIAIFANRGTNGIDGVISSAFGVQETRKRPTWLLIGDLSFLHDVNGLIITRFQETDLTIVIMNNDGGGIFSYLSQSQVSQHFEQLFGTPTGLTFHHIAAMYDAQYSDVRTPEQFAEVLSEPKTKPVRIIEVFTDRPSNVKAHRELWAKIMEGIDSIE; encoded by the coding sequence ATGGATAATCGTCAAATATTGACCGCACACGTACGGCGGATTACAGGGGCACTGCTCCAAGCAGGCGTCCGGTCGGCGGTCATCAGCCCTGGATCCCGCTCCACCCCGCTTGCCTATGCGTTTGCTTCGACGCCTGACTTGCAGACGCATATCCAGGTGGACGAGCGTTCCGCGGCTTATTATGCACTTGGAATGGCCAAGGCATCCGGGCAGCCCGTCGCCTTGCTTTGTACGTCCGGCACGGCGGCTTCCAATTATCACCCCGCTGTCACCGAAGCCTATTATGCACGGATTCCGCTCGTTGTCATTACAGCGGATCGGCCGCATGAATTAAGGGAAGTCGGCGCCCCTCAGGCAATTGATCAAATCCGGATGTACGGCGGCCATGTGAAGTATAGCGTCGATTTCCCTATGGCTGAAGAGAATGCCGTCATGGACGATTTTATCGATCGCCATATCCGCAGGGCCCTATCGGTGGCGCAGACCGTTCCGCAAGGTCCCGTCCATTTGAATATGCCCTTCCGGGAACCGCTTTTGATCGACTTCGATTTGCCGGCGTCGCCAACGACGTTCCAAGGGTGGGTCCGTTCAAATGACCGCCTGGATGAAAACGCCAAACGGGAGATCGTCGATGTATTGACGAATTCGAACAATGGATTGATCGTTGTCGGCGAGTTGCCTGTGACAGTGGATAAAGCTGCCTTTTGGCAATTTGCACAGCAGTTGGGCTGGCCGGTTCTTTGCGATCCTTTATCTCAACTCCGTTCGGAAGTACCGGCATCTTGTTCATCGCTTTGCATCGACCATTACGACGCCATATTGAAGAGTGGAAGTTTCCAAGAGAAAGCGGTCCCTCAGACGGTGATCCGTTTCGGTACGCATCCTGTGTCGAAGCCATTGGCACTTTATTTATCGGGCATGCGGCCATCGACAGTGCTCGTCGTGGATGAATCGCCGGAATTCCGCGATCCTTTCGGAGTGGCGACGCATCATATCCAGGCATCGCCCGAAGCGGTCTGGCAACTTGAGGTCTCCGGCTCCGATTCGTCCTATGCAGAGCTTTGGGCGCAGGCGAATGAGATCGCATTCGATATTACATCCAATTATGCAGGCAGTATCGGCGACGAAGGGATCTACGCCAAGATGCTATTCGAACATTTGCCGGATGGGAGCGATTTATTTAGCGGAAGCAGCATGCCGATCCGGGATGTCGATACGTTCTTCCGAAAAACGGAACGGGACATTGCGATATTTGCGAATCGGGGTACAAATGGAATCGACGGCGTCATTTCCTCTGCATTCGGTGTCCAAGAGACACGGAAACGGCCGACTTGGTTGTTGATCGGGGATTTGTCCTTTCTCCATGACGTCAATGGACTGATCATCACTCGCTTCCAAGAGACGGATTTGACGATTGTAATTATGAATAATGATGGGGGCGGCATCTTTTCCTATCTGTCGCAATCCCAAGTGAGCCAGCATTTCGAGCAATTATTCGGAACGCCGACCGGGCTGACGTTCCATCATATTGCTGCGATGTATGACGCTCAATATTCTGATGTGCGGACTCCTGAACAGTTTGCGGAAGTGCTTTCCGAGCCGAAAACGAAACCGGTCCGTATCATTGAGGTGTTTACGGATCGACCGTCGAATGTCAAAGCGCATCGAGAGCTTTGGGCGAAGATCATGGAAGGGATCGATTCGATTGAATGA
- a CDS encoding o-succinylbenzoate--CoA ligase: MIPNWLMQRAYLTPHKTAFSFGEEHWTFLEMKDRALQLAGKLKGQGLASDSRIALLGSSNPEMVFMIQACLLADLEIVMLNSRLTAEELKWQVKDSEAATVLVQDSLRHLVHSDLPILLFSEVEAGQSLEHTPQELWGPDRTITIMYTSGTTGLPKGVRQTAGNHTSSALSSVLNLGLEEKDVWLCAMPLFHISGFSILVRSLLYGMEVRLYEKFEAVAAAEEIRQGTVTRMSVVATMLNRILQELEKQNEVAHPSFRTMLPGGGPVPVNYLERAAERNMPVLQTYGMTETSSQTATLAAQDAIRKIGSAGKPLFFNQIKINGAQAAGDVGEVLIRGPHVTPGYIGHAATEDPLRDGWLPTGDLGYIDAEGYLFIVDRRSDLIISGGENIYPAEIENVLASHPAVLEAGVCGQADPEWGSVPVAFVVKQGEVTEDTLTAFCEERLARYKLPKAYYFVDQLPRNASNKLLRRELKQWAAQQEGRGNSGRSD, translated from the coding sequence ATGATTCCAAACTGGCTCATGCAGCGCGCTTATTTGACACCGCACAAAACCGCCTTTTCGTTCGGCGAGGAGCATTGGACCTTTCTAGAGATGAAAGACAGGGCTCTACAGCTTGCCGGGAAGTTGAAAGGGCAAGGCCTAGCCTCCGATAGCCGTATCGCATTACTCGGATCGTCCAATCCGGAAATGGTCTTCATGATACAGGCGTGCCTGTTGGCCGATCTGGAAATCGTCATGCTGAACAGCCGGCTGACTGCGGAGGAGCTTAAGTGGCAAGTGAAGGATTCGGAAGCCGCGACGGTGTTGGTCCAAGATTCACTGCGTCATCTTGTCCATTCCGATTTGCCGATTCTCCTGTTTTCGGAAGTGGAGGCGGGACAAAGCCTAGAGCATACGCCTCAAGAGTTATGGGGACCCGATCGCACAATCACAATCATGTATACATCAGGAACAACCGGATTGCCAAAAGGCGTCCGCCAGACTGCCGGGAATCACACATCCAGTGCATTGTCTTCCGTGCTGAACCTCGGGCTGGAGGAAAAGGATGTCTGGCTGTGCGCGATGCCGTTGTTCCATATCAGCGGCTTCTCCATCTTAGTCCGTTCGCTGCTTTACGGGATGGAAGTGAGATTGTACGAGAAATTTGAAGCGGTTGCTGCGGCAGAGGAAATCCGACAAGGGACAGTGACTCGGATGTCCGTTGTAGCCACGATGTTGAATCGGATTTTGCAGGAACTGGAGAAGCAGAATGAGGTGGCGCATCCTTCCTTCCGGACCATGCTTCCCGGAGGAGGGCCGGTGCCGGTGAACTATTTGGAACGAGCCGCAGAACGGAACATGCCAGTCCTGCAAACATATGGCATGACTGAAACGAGCTCCCAAACGGCCACGTTGGCTGCGCAGGATGCCATTCGGAAAATCGGGTCCGCAGGGAAGCCGCTCTTTTTTAACCAAATCAAAATAAACGGCGCTCAAGCTGCAGGAGATGTCGGGGAAGTGCTCATCCGAGGCCCGCATGTCACGCCAGGGTATATCGGTCATGCGGCGACGGAAGATCCGCTGCGGGACGGCTGGTTGCCGACAGGGGATCTCGGTTACATTGACGCAGAAGGGTATTTATTCATTGTCGACCGGCGTTCGGACTTGATCATTTCCGGCGGGGAAAATATTTATCCGGCCGAAATCGAAAACGTCCTTGCTTCGCATCCAGCTGTGTTGGAGGCGGGCGTCTGCGGACAAGCCGACCCGGAATGGGGAAGCGTACCGGTGGCGTTCGTCGTGAAGCAAGGCGAGGTGACGGAGGATACGCTGACCGCATTTTGCGAAGAGAGACTGGCCCGCTATAAATTGCCGAAAGCATACTACTTTGTGGACCAGTTACCTCGCAACGCGTCCAATAAACTGCTGCGGCGCGAATTGAAACAGTGGGCGGCTCAACAAGAAGGCCGTGGGAATTCGGGCCGTTCGGATTAA
- a CDS encoding 1,4-dihydroxy-2-naphthoate polyprenyltransferase, giving the protein MQQTIKADTGWRIWWKLTRPHTLTAAFAPVFLGTMIALTQGPIHLPLFFAMLIASILIQMATNMFNEYYDYKRGLDTEHSVGIGGTIVRNRVKPKTVLNLALALYGISVLIGIYICSETSWMLAVVGALSMMVGYFYTGGPYPIAYTPFGELFSGVVMGMFLILIAFYIQTGEITGEAVLLSIPSVLLVGGIMLANNIRDLDSDKEGGRRTLAILVGRSKAITILMSFFILSYIWILALVLFGQLTPWALLIFLAVKKPASAISEFRKNRMPIQMMPAMKNTAVTNTLFATLLGIGILIGHLL; this is encoded by the coding sequence TTGCAACAGACGATAAAGGCGGATACCGGCTGGCGCATTTGGTGGAAACTGACGCGTCCCCATACATTGACAGCTGCGTTTGCGCCTGTTTTTTTAGGGACCATGATTGCACTGACGCAAGGACCTATCCATCTTCCTCTATTTTTTGCCATGCTAATCGCAAGTATACTCATTCAAATGGCGACGAATATGTTCAATGAGTATTATGACTATAAAAGAGGACTCGATACGGAACACTCGGTTGGAATCGGCGGTACAATCGTCCGCAATAGGGTGAAGCCGAAAACAGTATTGAATCTCGCACTGGCCCTTTACGGGATTTCCGTCCTGATCGGCATTTATATTTGTTCCGAAACCTCTTGGATGCTTGCTGTGGTCGGGGCACTGTCGATGATGGTCGGCTATTTCTATACAGGAGGCCCTTATCCGATAGCTTATACGCCTTTTGGGGAGTTGTTTTCAGGTGTTGTGATGGGCATGTTCTTGATACTAATCGCCTTTTATATCCAGACGGGAGAAATTACGGGAGAAGCTGTCCTGCTTTCCATTCCGAGCGTGCTTTTGGTTGGTGGGATTATGCTGGCCAATAATATCCGGGATTTGGACAGCGACAAGGAAGGCGGGAGGAGAACACTCGCCATCTTAGTTGGCCGATCCAAAGCAATTACGATATTGATGTCGTTTTTTATCCTTTCGTACATTTGGATTTTGGCGCTCGTCCTTTTCGGTCAATTGACCCCTTGGGCATTACTGATCTTTTTAGCCGTAAAAAAGCCGGCTTCCGCTATTTCGGAGTTCCGGAAAAACCGGATGCCGATCCAGATGATGCCAGCCATGAAAAACACAGCCGTGACCAACACGTTGTTTGCCACGCTGCTCGGGATCGGAATCCTGATTGGGCATTTACTGTAA
- a CDS encoding isochorismate synthase produces the protein MNRKLTATRGAKNGVGQKDIRFFTETIDVGRISPLAFFEAGDSCYKNERFFWQNANKTLTLVGIGHATVLTTDHGEDRFTSISNSWKQLREALIKEEKDMEPVLFGGFSFDPVVEGKEEWKGFPSSFFVVPSFQLKIQDGKTMIAINLVTDRASSAEEFEKLREERDRLLHIAQVEEFPEVPKPQVLAIEEREKEGYLAAVEQATERIREGEADKVVIARSIDLRFQDPIPSISALHHITNEQQESYQFGLQMDDRLFFGATPERLIRIENGKAFSACVAGSTRRGKSAVEDRLLGEELLGDRKNREEHQYVVHMISEVFQTLCGSVSVPKMPRLMKIRDIQHLFTPVVGELEEGTDIFDLVRALHPTPALGGSPTDVAMEMIRELEKMDRGYYAAPIGWTDTAGNGEFAVAIRSGLLDGKRAHLYAGGGIVANSEKDMEYEETWVKFRPVLRALGGKLNG, from the coding sequence ATGAATCGGAAGTTGACCGCTACTCGGGGCGCCAAGAACGGCGTCGGCCAAAAAGATATTCGTTTCTTTACAGAGACCATTGATGTAGGCCGAATATCTCCTCTGGCATTTTTTGAAGCGGGGGATTCTTGTTATAAAAACGAACGTTTCTTTTGGCAAAATGCAAATAAAACATTGACACTTGTCGGAATCGGGCATGCAACAGTTCTGACGACAGACCACGGGGAAGATCGATTTACGAGCATATCCAACAGCTGGAAGCAGTTGAGGGAAGCGCTGATCAAAGAGGAAAAGGATATGGAACCTGTACTGTTCGGTGGGTTTTCATTCGACCCGGTTGTGGAAGGGAAGGAGGAATGGAAAGGATTCCCTTCCTCTTTTTTCGTCGTTCCTTCCTTCCAATTGAAGATCCAGGACGGTAAAACAATGATAGCTATAAATCTGGTGACGGATCGTGCTTCGTCCGCGGAGGAATTCGAGAAGCTTCGCGAGGAACGGGACAGGCTCCTCCACATCGCACAGGTGGAGGAATTCCCTGAGGTACCGAAACCTCAAGTGCTCGCAATCGAGGAACGGGAGAAAGAGGGCTATTTGGCAGCTGTGGAACAAGCAACGGAACGGATCAGGGAGGGCGAGGCGGATAAAGTGGTCATTGCACGATCCATTGACTTGCGCTTCCAAGACCCGATCCCTTCCATTTCAGCGTTGCATCATATTACGAATGAACAACAAGAAAGCTACCAGTTCGGTTTGCAAATGGATGACCGGCTGTTTTTCGGGGCGACTCCGGAGAGGCTGATCCGCATTGAAAACGGAAAGGCATTTTCCGCCTGTGTCGCCGGTTCCACCCGACGTGGCAAGTCTGCCGTGGAGGACAGGCTTCTTGGCGAGGAATTGCTTGGGGACCGCAAGAACCGGGAGGAGCATCAATATGTGGTTCATATGATCTCCGAAGTGTTCCAAACGTTATGTGGATCGGTTAGCGTGCCGAAGATGCCGAGACTGATGAAAATCAGGGATATCCAGCATCTGTTCACGCCGGTTGTCGGTGAGTTGGAAGAGGGCACTGACATTTTTGATTTGGTCCGTGCGCTTCATCCTACCCCGGCGCTTGGAGGCTCGCCCACTGATGTCGCAATGGAGATGATCCGGGAGTTGGAAAAGATGGATCGTGGCTATTATGCAGCACCGATCGGCTGGACGGACACTGCGGGAAATGGGGAGTTCGCCGTTGCAATCCGCTCAGGCCTGCTTGATGGGAAACGCGCTCATTTGTATGCAGGGGGCGGAATTGTCGCAAATTCCGAGAAGGACATGGAATACGAAGAGACTTGGGTCAAATTCAGACCGGTGCTCCGGGCACTTGGAGGAAAGTTGAATGGATAA
- the menH gene encoding 2-succinyl-6-hydroxy-2,4-cyclohexadiene-1-carboxylate synthase, giving the protein MNDRVLSVRGIEVYVEIQGDVHLPTIVMLHGFTGSTRSWHEISRRLKGRFRTIAIDLIGHGKTAKPSEASRYSMEEQIKDLDDVVKQLGLERFTLLGYSMGGRTALAYAVEFPEKVDRLILESASPGLQGKEERESRKKADNQLADEIIDKGLIAFVDRWENIPIFDSQKALVEKTRIAIREERLSQCEIGLANSLRGMGTGCQRSYWDELEKLDVPVLLITGEFDKKFVNISREMAAQLPNSVQKTVLGAGHAIHVEKPDVFATMIEKYVN; this is encoded by the coding sequence TTGAATGATAGGGTGTTATCGGTAAGGGGAATAGAGGTATATGTGGAAATCCAAGGGGACGTCCATCTCCCGACGATTGTCATGCTACATGGATTCACAGGAAGCACGCGTTCCTGGCATGAAATTTCCCGACGGCTGAAGGGACGGTTCCGTACGATTGCTATTGATTTAATCGGCCATGGAAAGACGGCAAAGCCTTCGGAAGCTAGCCGTTATTCGATGGAGGAGCAAATCAAGGACCTCGATGACGTGGTAAAACAGCTTGGCCTGGAACGTTTCACTTTGCTCGGGTATTCGATGGGCGGGCGCACGGCACTTGCCTACGCGGTGGAATTCCCTGAAAAAGTGGATAGGTTGATTCTCGAAAGCGCCTCGCCTGGGCTGCAAGGGAAAGAGGAGAGGGAGTCCCGGAAAAAAGCGGACAATCAGCTTGCCGATGAAATCATCGATAAGGGGCTTATTGCTTTTGTTGATAGGTGGGAAAACATCCCTATATTTGATTCGCAAAAAGCTTTGGTTGAAAAGACCCGCATTGCTATTCGGGAAGAACGTCTAAGTCAATGTGAGATCGGTCTGGCGAACAGCTTACGGGGCATGGGAACAGGATGTCAGCGCTCCTATTGGGATGAACTCGAAAAACTGGATGTTCCCGTTCTTCTTATTACGGGGGAGTTCGACAAGAAATTCGTCAATATTTCCCGGGAAATGGCCGCGCAATTGCCCAATAGCGTCCAAAAGACCGTTTTGGGAGCGGGCCATGCGATTCATGTGGAAAAACCGGATGTTTTTGCTACAATGATAGAGAAGTATGTAAATTAG
- a CDS encoding metal ABC transporter solute-binding protein, Zn/Mn family: MGFKRFFILCLSVLLLLGACGKNEKNEANGKEEEALTVYTTVYPLQYFAERIGGSHVDVQSIYPAGADEHTFDPTQKDMMALADADLFFYIGLGLEGFVENARKTLKNEHVKLIPTAERIPEEQLGEGHSHEDEEHGHDDGGWDGHGHESHLHDPHVWISPNLSIALASSIKEALVEAAPEAKEEFEKNFGQLKVELEQLDKQFQKMAEEAPNKAFFVSHAAFGYLADRYGLDQVAVAGLNSQSEPSQKQLAILVNEAKEKDIKYVLFEQNVSSRLTEVIRKEIGAESLTLHNLGVLTKEDVEEEETYFTLMEHNLEALRTALSGE, encoded by the coding sequence ATGGGATTCAAACGATTTTTTATTTTATGTCTATCGGTTCTTCTCCTGCTGGGCGCTTGCGGCAAGAATGAAAAGAACGAAGCGAATGGGAAGGAAGAGGAAGCATTGACTGTCTATACGACGGTTTATCCGCTTCAGTATTTTGCGGAACGGATTGGCGGCAGCCATGTCGACGTCCAATCCATTTATCCTGCCGGGGCTGATGAGCATACATTCGACCCGACCCAAAAGGACATGATGGCCCTAGCCGACGCGGATTTATTTTTCTATATTGGGCTTGGGTTGGAAGGTTTTGTGGAAAATGCGAGGAAAACTTTGAAAAATGAGCATGTGAAATTGATTCCGACCGCTGAAAGGATTCCCGAGGAGCAGCTTGGAGAAGGACATAGCCATGAAGACGAGGAGCATGGGCATGACGATGGAGGATGGGATGGCCATGGGCACGAATCTCATCTACATGACCCACATGTATGGATATCGCCGAATCTGAGCATCGCGCTTGCATCTTCTATTAAAGAGGCGCTTGTTGAAGCAGCGCCTGAGGCAAAAGAGGAGTTTGAAAAGAATTTTGGGCAATTGAAAGTGGAATTGGAGCAACTGGACAAACAATTCCAGAAAATGGCCGAGGAGGCTCCGAATAAAGCCTTTTTCGTGTCCCATGCAGCGTTCGGTTATTTGGCGGACCGCTACGGTTTGGACCAAGTCGCAGTCGCGGGCCTGAATTCACAAAGCGAACCATCCCAAAAACAACTAGCGATTCTTGTCAATGAAGCAAAAGAAAAGGACATCAAATATGTCCTGTTTGAACAGAATGTCTCATCCCGATTGACGGAAGTCATCCGCAAGGAAATCGGGGCGGAATCACTGACACTCCATAATTTGGGCGTGTTGACAAAGGAAGATGTAGAAGAGGAAGAAACTTATTTCACATTGATGGAACATAATTTGGAAGCATTGCGCACCGCGCTAAGTGGTGAATGA
- a CDS encoding TraR/DksA C4-type zinc finger protein, producing the protein MLTDQQKQTLKQELLMMKRELRKTERETNLKDSSRDEVGELSMYDNHPGDMGTELFEREKDLALNIHAEGELGKVEQALQALEDGSYGKCEVCQTEIDFERLEALPYTTVCIDHVPERERDVPSDRPSEEDILVMANPDTFADKRRSRDGKDSFAEIAASGTSETPSDFTGDYDDYNSLYDKGLIDGASEEIEEFTGTDMSGKGRGFIRSEEAQAYEERLDAEGLESPLGNIPYHIKDSYVDDEKK; encoded by the coding sequence ATGTTAACCGATCAGCAAAAGCAGACGTTGAAACAAGAGCTGCTTATGATGAAACGCGAATTACGAAAAACAGAACGAGAAACGAATCTAAAAGACAGCTCCCGGGATGAAGTCGGAGAGCTCTCCATGTATGATAACCATCCAGGTGATATGGGTACCGAGCTGTTTGAAAGGGAAAAAGACCTGGCACTCAATATCCACGCGGAGGGAGAACTCGGCAAAGTGGAGCAAGCTTTACAAGCATTGGAGGATGGCTCTTACGGCAAATGCGAAGTATGCCAGACGGAAATTGATTTCGAAAGGCTGGAGGCCCTTCCATACACGACAGTTTGTATCGACCATGTACCGGAAAGGGAAAGAGATGTACCGAGCGACCGACCTTCAGAGGAAGATATCCTTGTTATGGCCAATCCGGACACCTTTGCCGATAAACGAAGATCAAGGGATGGAAAGGACAGTTTTGCAGAAATCGCAGCATCTGGAACTTCAGAGACGCCTTCGGATTTCACTGGGGACTACGATGACTATAACTCACTATATGACAAGGGCCTCATAGACGGCGCATCAGAAGAGATTGAAGAGTTCACGGGCACAGATATGAGCGGGAAAGGACGCGGATTCATCCGAAGCGAGGAAGCACAAGCCTATGAAGAGAGATTGGACGCGGAAGGTCTAGAATCGCCATTAGGAAACATCCCTTATCATATAAAAGACAGTTATGTTGATGACGAGAAAAAATAA